In one Fusarium falciforme chromosome 5, complete sequence genomic region, the following are encoded:
- a CDS encoding Geranylgeranyl pyrophosphate synthase gives MIPTADPSFSSDSWALPPSTLHMLSLSPRDMEKMPSNNNNNPPLASPNAIPPRTSSTGVPTSLNSTPTKSVLRPVAEGDWLSQKQRSPRSTAPNPGFGVMMQAPNPPPDPERYAYEDLNFTAKRSWTDDKEQVVRGPYDYVISHPGKDFRAQLINAFNAWLDVPQESLEVITRVVGMLHESSLLIDDVQDSSELRRGFPVAHNIFGVAQTINSANYIYFVALQELHRLNNPDLITVFSEELVNLHRGQGMDLFWRDTLTCPTEEDYLEMVGNKTGGLFRLGIKLMAAESSVPTDCVPLVNLIGLIFQIRDDYMNLSSKEYSHNKGMCEDLTEGKFSFPVIHSIRSNPTNLQLVNILKQKTSDIQVKRYAVAYMESTGSFEYTRNVVGILIERARKMTEEIDQGRGYTKGIQKILDKMVIP, from the coding sequence ATGATCCCCACGGCCGATCCGAGCTTCTCTTCCGACTCCTGGGCTCTCCCCCCGTCGACCCTGCACATGCTGTCCCTGTCGCCCAGAGACATGGAGAAGATGCCttccaacaacaacaacaacccccCTCTCGCCTCCCCCAACGCCATCCCCCCTCGCACCTCGAGCACCGGCGTCCCGACCTCGCTCAACTCAACTCCCACCAAATCCGTCCTCCGCCCCGTCGCAGAAGGAGACTGGCTCAGCCAGAAGCAGCGCTCCCCAAGATCGACCGCCCCGAACCCAGGCTTTGGCGTCATGATGCAGGCCCCGAACCCACCTCCTGACCCCGAGCGCTACGCCTACGAGGACCTCAACTTTACGGCCAAGCGATCCTGGACCGACGACAAGGAACAGGTTGTCCGCGGTCCCTACGACTATGTCATCAGCCACCCGGGCAAGGACTTTAGAGCACAGCTCATCAACGCCTTCAACGCCTGGCTAGACGTACCCCAGGAGAGCCTCGAGGTCATCACGCGCGTCGTGGGCATGCTCCACGAGTCGTCGCTGCTCATCGACGACGTCCAGGACTCGTCGGAGCTGCGCCGCGGGTTCCCAGTGGCGCACAACATCTTTGGTGTCGCGCAGACCATCAACTCGGCAAACTACATCTACTTTGTCGCCCTGCAGGAGCTGCACCGCCTCAACAACCCGGACCTCATTACCGTCTTCTCCGAGGAGCTCGTAAACCTCCATCGGGGGCAGGGCATGGATCTGTTCTGGCGAGACACCCTCACCTGCCCCACTGAGGAGGACTACCTCGAGATGGTGGGCAATAAGACGGGCGGTCTATTTCGCCTTGGTATTAAGCTCATGGCCGCCGAGTCGTCGGTGCCTACTGATTGTGTGCCcctcgtcaacctcatcgGACTCATCTTCCAGATCCGCGACGACTATATGAACCTGTCGTCCAAAGAGTACAGCCACAACAAGGGCATGTGCGAGGATCTCACCGAGGGAAAGTTTTCCTTCCCAGTTATCCACAGCATCCGCTCCAACCCGACAAACCTCCAGCTCGTCAACATCCTCAAGCAAAAGACATCCGATATCCAGGTCAAGCGCTACGCCGTCGCTTACATGGAGTCGACCGGCAGCTTCGAGTACACCCGTAATGTCGTCGGAATTCTCATTGAGCGCGCCCGCAAGATGACCGAGGAAATTGACCAAGGCCGTGGATACACAAAGGGCATCCAAAAGATCCTGGACAAGATGGTCATCCCATAG
- a CDS encoding Fido domain-containing protein, translated as MFRVSGWLGFRHRGIHRAPPSHRSNIIDSEYVKIAAARRKLLEKIYKPFQGLEKNGPEYRALGKSGLVWEEYFRPYDSQRYGYTRIQEDAAITLREIDALKDAMKVPANILAKRLVEAYAHQSVAIEDNHLIRGESIVLDDHLRSNFLTNFDLASLSPQELKDLALPDVSFLVPNADKLQVTELRNHLVASRWISETSLRALGTSGLNENEVRYLSSALMKDLNPWRKGCYPPDLGPPVLLGDYRKTPLTARSNRLAVFPYPLEVPACIKRFFEWRQRVHDEKQLHPLIIACQTVAYFLHIHPFPDGNGRTSRIIMHDYLLRHGYVPIVFSALERADYLRMIKDAQNRKPDEFVNRVLVTQLEILRAYQSEEF; from the exons ATGTTTCGAGTTAGTGGTTGGCTAGGTTTCCGTCATCGGGGCATTCACCGAGCTCCGCCTTCACATCGCTCTAATATTATCGATTCCGAATACGTCAAGATCGCTGCTGCTCGCCGGAAGCTTCTTGAAAAGATCTACAAACCTTTTCAAGGCCTTGAGAAGAATGGCCCTGAGTATCGAGCTCTGGGAAAGTCGGGGCTCGTCTGGGAGGAGTATTTCAGACCATACGACAGCCAAAGATATGGCTACACCAGGATCCAGGAG GATGCTGCTATCACCCTACGCGAAATCGATGCTTTGAAGGATGCTATGAAAGTCCCAGCAAACATCCTCGCCAAGCGGCTTGTCGAAGCCTATGCCCACCAGTCCGTCGCTATCGAGGATAATCATCTTATTCGAGGAGAGAGCATCGTACTGGATGATCATCTTCGTTCCAACTTCTTGACAAACTTTGATCTCGCCTCGTTATCTCCTCAAGAGCTCAAGGATCTAGCTCTCCCAGACGTCTCATTCCTGGTGCCAAATGCCGACAAACTTCAGGTCACTGAATTGCGAAATCACCTTGTCGCCTCCCGCTGGATTTCTGAGACATCACTTCGCGCTCTAGGCACTTCAGGTCTCAACGAGAATGAGGTTCGATATCTTTCGTCTGCATTAATGAAGGATTTGAACCCATGGCGCAAAGGCTGTTATCCTCCTGACCTTGGGCCGCCAGTCTTGCTGGGAGACTATCGCAAGACCCCTCTCACGGCACGAAGCAACCGTCTGGCAGTGTTCCCTTACCCTCTAGAGGTCCCTGCATGTATCAAACGCTTTTTCGAGTGGCGCCAGAGAGTTCATGACGAAAAGCAGCTGCACCCGCTGATCATCGCTTGTCAGACTGTGGCTTACTTCCTCCACATACACCCTTTCCCGGATGGAAACGGCAGGACTTCAAGGATCATTATGCACGATTACTTACTACGCCACGGATACGTGCCTATTGTCTTTAGTGCCTTGGAGCGAGCGGACTATCTGAGGATGATCAAGGATGCACAGAATCGCAAGCCTGATGAATTCGTCAATCGAGTCCTGGTGACCCAACTGGAGATACTTCGAGCTTACCAGAGCGAGGAGTTCTAG
- a CDS encoding Protein kinase domain-containing protein — MSREHKAPAGPRPANFSPTRLGKTPSHRNRPPLPTANPGLAFDAPMLSATASNNHSLFSFGRDGETSQLNDPNASFDFLPSVSFDDLQSSIESASTEFKLTQFPSPTGEGSILEARGLDDSNMSSKPQAAPSPARPSNQSGTRPARSGSLLRRPSNSNRQPAHASNNISASGADHANGPTARARRQSQYPPVSSSVASKPPRKSIGPGIIGDSDFGPRTAQKRRPSLLSDGASTGSARASLDGNSSWLDSARGFPGSRAAKSKSVQPPPRPSHGNLSFGNTLTPEQNRHSTLTPRSPRVGGRLSTPSSSSKRVSMMPGAHHSSHATGLGARTISPTDTRRMKRLSIMPQSQSLNQVSNPPPPPPVSMNNQVENRAESKSPSMIPRKASATPSSSRTTPDLNRKSYSSGLSAASAFSFNTARTSTGSMHRMSGSSSTSRLPAPKHTTVHNPMPADDDEDVPPVPAIPKAYESPKDSPADTYFMEKKKTALSNLDAMSMNANSTGTISMPVFPEPTKVQRRPSARKSAYVPHVAAEGDNKATPPNKRHLQPLRLPPISLGPLSTPTANKIAALQDHSSVERSLSPPASRQLPKTPTTPMTASKSSFFSKSRHGDTPELPSLRSSSSVHQTHLTPTPPDASSTDSSLAFKEIDHKQSMSPFLSSSLPKGGPEHNFLKRSKTGADFTTLDDHLFQDRVPPKPAGPRAPKTEQFVPKSPPPEPVSEEPQTPSSMSSIRRKLSISWKRNNSKSNINAPADVIEKANGKHPEDAMPPPRIPISATLNNLSSMKQASPSPTIKQSSSGYLESRRRKSSGGSLNAFMSHDKTKSESWGTKKPVVDPSTMPVGRNTSVMQKILRPRTSSATVKGVDSWTAELDKDDLSAEEEMAKLGSRRKETEVAARTLDALRKRATPKERVGSHEAIRIAMLNIYERGEIVDYNDVYFCGTQNAHKVVGDLQSDAPNFGYDDERGDYTIVPGDHLAYRYEIIDVLGKGSFGQVVRCIDHKTGGLVAIKIIRNKKRFHQQALVEVNILQKLREWDPKNKHSMVNFTQSFYFRGHLCISTELLDMNLYELIKAHAFRGFSIRIIRRFTKQILSSLNLLKQHKVIHCDLKPENILLRHPLHSEIKVIDFGSSCFENEKVYTYIQSRFYRSPEVILGMTYGMPIDMWSVGCILAELYTGVPIFPGENEQEQLACIMEVFGPPEKHLIEKSTRKKLFFDSMGKPRLTVSSKGRRRRPSSKTLQQVLKCDDEVFLDFLARCLRWDPERRLRPEDAIRHEFITGRKMPVPRMPTRETSPMKRHNTISVPRPLPEPPGAGVKPAGSLRTGVSPHKPVSGGPRRASGTTGPISAVPTKRTSAGTAGFAQTSSGLPRAAGRSVSAKQDLAAAGATAAMSRRA, encoded by the exons ATGAGCCGCGAGCACAAGGCACCTGCTGGGCCTCGACCAGCCAACTTTTCTCCAACTCGATT GGGCAAAACTCCTAGCCATCGGAATCGACCACCTCTTCCTACCGCGAATCCTGGCCTCGCCTTCGACGCTCCAATGCTCAGCGCAACCGCCTCCAACAACCattctctcttttctttcgGTCGGGATGGGGAAACTAGTCAATTAAACGATCCCAACGCGTCGTTCGATTTCCTGCCCTCTGTGAGCTTTGACGACCTCCAGAGCAGTATCGAGTCCGCTTCGACCGAGTTCAAACTCACCCAATTTCCTTCTCCCACCGGCGAGGGGAGCATTCTCGAGGCCCGTGGCTTAGATGACAGCAATATGTCTTCCAAGCCCCAAGCAGCCCCGTCTCCCGCTCGCCCCTCGAATCAGTCCGGTACACGTCCCGCTCGATCAGGCTCGCTCCTGCGCAGACCTAGCAACTCGAACAGACAGCCTGCTCATGCATCCAATAACATCTCTGCTTCAGGGGCCGATCATGCCAACGGTCCAACAGCCCGTGCTCGCCGACAGAGTCAATACCCTCCCGTATCCAGCTCTGTTGCTTCCAAGCCCCCTCGAAAGTCGATAGGACCTGGCATCATTGGCGATTCGGATTTCGGCCCTCGAACTGCCCAGAAGAGGCGGCCCAGCCTCCTATCTGACGGGGCATCCACTGGCTCGGCTAGAGCCTCCTTGGATGGTAACTCATCATGGCTTGATAGCGCGAGAGGCTTCCCGGGCTCGAGGGctgccaagtccaagtcggtGCAACCTCCACCGCGACCAAGCCATGGAAACCTCAGCTTCGGTAACACTCTCACCCCAGAGCAGAACCGACACTCCACGCTCACCCCGCGGTCGCCGCGCGTCGGAGGTCGTCTTAGTACTCCATCCTCAAGCAGCAAGCGAGTCTCGATGATGCCCGGTGCCCACCATTCCTCGCACGCCACTGGTCTCGGTGCAAGGACTATCAGTCCTACTGATACTCGGAGGATGAAGCGCCTTTCAATCATGCCGCAGTCCCAGAGCCTAAATCAGGTCTCCAacccgccgccgccaccccCAGTGTCGATGAACAACCAAGTTGAGAACCGGGCCGAGTCTAAATCGCCCTCGATGATTCCAAGGAAGGCTTCTGCaaccccatcctcatcaaggacCACGCCGGATCTCAACCGCAAATCTTATAGCTCTGGTCTCTCAGCCGCATCTGCCTTTAGCTTCAACACGGCGAGGACATCGACTGGATCCATGCATCGCATGTCGGGATCCTCATCCACATCACGACTACCCGCTCCGAAACATACAACTGTTCACAACCCCATGCCCgcggacgacgacgaagatgtcCCTCCTGTTCCCGCTATTCCCAAAGCGTACGAGTCTCCAAAAGACTCACCAGCCGACACTTATTTcatggaaaagaaaaagacggCTTTGAGCAACTTGGACGCAATGAGCATGAACGCTAACTCAACTGGGACCATTTCCATGCCTGTGTTCCCTGAACCGACTAAGGTTCAAAGAAGGCCGAGCGCCCGTAAAAGTGCATATGTACCACACGTCGCGGCCGAAGGAGACAACAAAGCTACTCCGCCGAACAAGAGACATTTGCAGCCTTTGCGACTACCACCTATTAGCTTGGGGCCGTTGAGCACTCCAACTGCTAACAAGATAGCAGCGTTGCAGGATCACAGCAGCGTCGAGAGAAGCTTGAGCCCTCCGGCATCACGGCAATTACCAAAAACACCAACGACCCCAATGACAGCGTCCAAGAGTTCTTTCTTCTCCAAGAGCCGTCATGGCGACACCCCCGAACTCCCTTCattgaggagcagcagctcaGTCCATCAAACACATCTCACACCTACACCTCCTGACGCCAGCTCCACCGACTCGTCCCTTGCCTTTAAGGAGATTGATCACAAGCAAAGCATGTCACCATTCCTGTCCTCCTCTCTGCCCAAGGGAGGTCCCGAGCACAACTTCTTGAAGAGATCCAAGACAGGCGCCGATTTCACTACACTTGACGACCATCTTTTCCAAGATCGAGTCCCCCCCAAGCCCGCGGGCCCGCGGGCGCCCAAGACGGAGCAGTTCGTCCCCAAGTCTCCTCCACCGGAACCTGTCTCAGAGGAACCTCAAACCCCATCATCGATGAGCTCCATTCGACGAAAACTCAGTATTTCCTGGAAGCGAAACAACTCGAAGAGCAACATCAATGCGCCTGCCGACGTTATCGAAAAGGCCAATGGCAAGCATCCAGAAGATGCTATGCCTCCCCCTAGAATTCCTATTTCGGCTACCCTCAACAACCTATCCAGCATGAAGCAGGCCAGCCCAAGCCCCACTATCAAGCAATCTTCCAGCGGCTATCTGGAGTCGAGGAGGCGTAAGAGCTCGGGTGGAAGCCTCAATGCCTTCATGTCCCacgacaagaccaagagcgAGTCTTGGGGTACGAAGAAGCCTGTCGTTGATCCCTCGACCATGCCTGTGGGACGAAACACCTCGGTCATGCAGAAAATTCTCCGACCTCGAACTTCGTCGGCAACAGTAAAGGGCGTGGATTCATGGACTGCCGAACTCGACAAGGATGACTTGTCAGCCGAAGAGGAGATGGCCAAGCTCGGCTCTCGGCGCAAGGAGACAGAGGTTGCTGCACGAACGCTGGACGCACTCAGGAAGCGTGCAACGCCAAAGGAGCGCGTTGGCTCACACGAGGCAATCCGCATCGCCATGCTCAATATTTACGAACGAGGAGAGATTGTCGACTACAACGATGTCTATTTCTGTGGAACGCAAAATGCCCACAAAGTTGTCGGAGATCTTCAGTCGGATGCGCCTAACTTTGGCTACGACGATGAGCGCGGCGACTACACAATTGTTCCCGGAGACCACCTTGCATACCGGTATGAAATTATTGATGTTCTTGGAAAGGGAAGTTTCGGGCAAGTTGTTCGATGCATCGACCACAAGACGGGCGGCCTCGTTGCCATCAAGATTATTAGGAACAAGAAGAGGTTCCACCAGCAAGCTCTTGTCGAAGTCAACATTCTTCAGAAGCTCCGCGAATGG GATCCCAAGAACAAGCACAGTATGGTCAACTTCACCCAAAGTTTCTATTTCCGTGGACATCTTTGTATCTCGACTGAGCTGCTCGACATGAACCTCTATGAGCTTATCAAGGCGCACGCTTTCCGTGGTTTCTCGATCAGGATCATCCGACGCTTCACCAAGCAAATTCTCAGctctctcaacctcctcaagcAGCACAAGGTCATCCATTGCGATTTGAAGCCTGAAAACATTCTTTTACGACATCCCCTTCATTCCGAGATCAAGGTTATCGATTTTGGTTCCAGTTGTTTCGAAAACGAGAAGGTGTACACCTACATCCAGTCGAGATTCTATCGTTCACCTGAAGTCATCCTCGGTATGACTTACGGTATGCCTATCGACATGTGGAGCGTTGGCTGCATTCTGGCAGAGCTTTACACTGGAGTGCCCATCTTCCCCGGAGAGAATGAGCAAGAGCAGCTGGCATGCATCATGGAGGTGTTTGGACCTCCGGAAAAGCATCTAATTGAGAAGAGCACCCGGAAGAAGCTCTTCTTTGACTCGATGGGCAAGCCTCGTCTGACCGTCTCATCCAAGGGCCGCAGGCGCCGGCCTTCTTCCAAGACATTACAACAGGTGCTCAAGTGTGACGACGAAGTCTTTTTGGACTTCCTGGCGCGCTGTCTCCGATGGGACCCTGAACGACGACTGAGGCCCGAGGACGCTATCCGGCATGAGTTCATCACTGGGCGTAAGATGCCCGTGCCTCGAATGCCGACTCGCGAAACGTCGCCAATGAAGCGACACAACACCATCTCCGTTCCACGGCCTCTTCCGGAGCCCCCTGGTGCGGGTGTCAAGCCTGCTGGGTCCCTACGAACTGGAGTCAGCCCTCACAAGCCTGTCTCCGGCGGCCCACGAAGAGCATCGGGGACTACGGGACCTATCAGCGCCGTGCCTACAAAGAGGACCAGTGCCGGTACGGCTGGGTTTGCCCAAACCTCAAGCGGCTTGCCTCGAGCCGCGGGCAGGAGCGTTAGTGCCAAGCAGGACCTGGCCGCAGCTGGCGCAACGGCAGCTATGAGTCGACGAGCTTAG